One window of Chryseobacterium sp. 7 genomic DNA carries:
- the mazG gene encoding nucleoside triphosphate pyrophosphohydrolase: MNTKQEKLEAFGRLLDIMDDLREKCPWDQKQTLESLRHLTLEETYELSDAILQNDLQEIKKELGDVLLHLVFYAKIGSEKESFDIADVINSLNEKLIFRHPHIYGDVEVKDEEEVKQNWEKLKLKEGNKSILGGVPKSLPSLVKAYRIQDKVKGIGFEFHDAEDAWKKVDEEIQEFHAETDLDKKEQELGDVFFSLINYARISGINPDSALERTNLKFISRFQKMEGLAEDQDLKLADMSLEEMDVLWEKAKKLS; this comes from the coding sequence ATGAATACTAAACAGGAGAAACTGGAAGCCTTTGGCAGATTACTGGATATTATGGATGATTTGCGTGAAAAATGTCCATGGGATCAGAAACAGACGTTGGAATCTCTTCGTCACCTTACGCTTGAAGAGACTTATGAGCTTTCAGATGCTATTTTGCAGAATGATTTGCAGGAAATAAAAAAAGAGCTGGGTGATGTTCTGCTTCATTTGGTTTTTTATGCTAAAATTGGTTCGGAAAAAGAAAGTTTTGATATCGCCGATGTGATCAATTCTTTGAATGAAAAGCTGATCTTCCGCCATCCTCATATTTATGGAGATGTTGAAGTGAAAGATGAAGAAGAGGTAAAGCAGAACTGGGAGAAATTAAAATTAAAAGAAGGAAACAAATCCATTTTGGGAGGAGTACCTAAAAGTCTGCCGAGTTTAGTGAAAGCTTACAGAATTCAGGATAAGGTAAAAGGGATTGGTTTTGAATTTCATGATGCCGAAGATGCATGGAAAAAAGTAGATGAAGAGATTCAGGAGTTCCATGCTGAAACTGATTTGGATAAAAAAGAACAGGAATTGGGTGATGTATTTTTCTCATTGATCAATTATGCCAGAATTTCAGGAATCAATCCGGATTCTGCTTTGGAAAGAACTAACCTGAAGTTTATTTCAAGGTTTCAAAAGATGGAAGGACTTGCAGAAGATCAGGATCTGAAATTGGCAGATATGTCTCTGGAGGAGATGGACGTTCTCTGGGAAAAGGCAAAAAAGCTTTCATAA
- a CDS encoding Pycsar system effector family protein yields the protein MSILQKAKNYVEILFKDKLSSVYFYHNFIHTAYTVNKAEEIMKNTPVSEEDQEKVLVALWFHDTGYIECALNHEERSVEVMKAFLHQENYPENYIADVEKLILATKIQYEPQNLLEKIVKDADFSHFAGHDYSDISDALRKEWELTNVRCFSNEEWNAGNLDMLKNKHTFYTDYAKENWEPLKKKNIKKIEKKLEKEEEKKENKKESTEGKKDKEKSDRSVDTLFRVTLNNHTRLSDIADSKANILLSVNAIIISVCLSVLVPKLDAPKNSHLILPSFILLLSSVLTIIFAILSTKPNVTKTTFTSQDIANRKVNLLFFGNFQQMLFDDYHNAMKDLIKDRDYIYDSMVKDLYYLGKVLDRKYKLLSITYKIFMAGIIISVLSFGAAFLSL from the coding sequence ATGAGCATTTTACAAAAAGCTAAAAATTATGTTGAAATCTTATTCAAAGATAAGTTATCTTCAGTATATTTTTATCATAATTTTATCCATACTGCCTACACCGTGAATAAGGCAGAGGAAATCATGAAAAATACTCCTGTTTCTGAAGAGGATCAGGAGAAAGTACTCGTTGCATTATGGTTTCATGATACGGGGTATATAGAATGTGCCCTGAACCATGAGGAGAGGAGTGTAGAGGTGATGAAAGCTTTTTTGCACCAGGAAAATTATCCTGAAAACTATATTGCAGATGTTGAAAAACTGATCCTTGCAACCAAAATACAGTACGAACCTCAGAATTTACTGGAGAAAATTGTAAAAGATGCCGATTTCAGTCATTTTGCAGGACATGATTACAGCGATATTTCCGATGCTTTGAGAAAAGAATGGGAATTAACCAACGTAAGATGTTTTTCTAATGAAGAATGGAATGCCGGAAATCTGGATATGCTGAAAAATAAGCATACTTTTTACACAGACTATGCCAAAGAAAACTGGGAACCCCTGAAAAAGAAAAACATTAAAAAGATCGAAAAGAAGCTGGAAAAGGAAGAGGAGAAAAAAGAAAACAAGAAGGAGAGCACTGAAGGTAAAAAGGATAAAGAAAAATCAGACAGAAGTGTAGATACTTTATTCAGAGTAACACTGAATAACCATACAAGACTAAGTGATATTGCTGACAGTAAAGCCAATATTTTGTTGTCAGTAAATGCGATCATTATTTCAGTTTGTCTTTCCGTTTTGGTTCCGAAGCTGGATGCTCCTAAGAATTCTCATTTGATTCTTCCGAGTTTTATCTTATTGCTTTCAAGTGTACTGACGATCATATTTGCTATTTTATCCACAAAACCGAATGTAACAAAAACCACATTTACCTCTCAGGATATTGCCAACAGAAAAGTGAATCTTCTTTTCTTCGGAAACTTTCAGCAGATGTTATTTGACGACTATCACAATGCGATGAAAGATCTGATCAAAGACAGAGATTACATCTATGATTCTATGGTGAAAGATCTGTATTATCTGGGAAAAGTTCTTGACAGAAAATACAAGCTTTTGTCCATTACCTATAAGATTTTTATGGCAGGGATTATTATTTCCGTGCTGTCTTTCGGTGCTGCATTTCTTAGTCTTTAA
- a CDS encoding DUF5606 domain-containing protein, translating into MLLEKIISISGKPGLFKLVSQLRNGFIIEDVTNKKKVSIGNSSQVSLLDNIAMFTFEKEVPLFEVFENIAKNNDYKETISHKSSDADLKDFMLASLPNYDTERVYSSDIKKLAQWYNILHKAGYITPDSFVKAEPETLEGEPATEEVSIEKEAKKAPKAEKPATPKVKATSAAKSAPKSTHRKQG; encoded by the coding sequence ATGCTGTTAGAAAAAATAATTTCAATTTCTGGAAAACCAGGACTTTTCAAATTAGTTTCTCAATTAAGAAACGGATTTATCATTGAAGATGTTACCAACAAGAAAAAAGTAAGCATCGGAAACTCAAGCCAGGTAAGCTTGCTGGATAATATTGCTATGTTTACATTTGAGAAAGAAGTTCCTTTGTTTGAAGTATTTGAAAATATTGCTAAAAACAACGACTACAAGGAAACTATTTCTCACAAATCTTCAGATGCAGATCTGAAAGATTTCATGTTAGCATCTCTTCCTAACTATGATACAGAAAGAGTATATTCTTCTGATATCAAAAAATTGGCTCAGTGGTACAACATCCTTCATAAAGCAGGATACATTACTCCTGATAGCTTTGTGAAAGCAGAGCCTGAAACTTTAGAAGGTGAGCCTGCAACAGAAGAAGTAAGCATTGAAAAAGAAGCTAAGAAAGCTCCAAAGGCTGAAAAACCAGCTACTCCAAAAGTAAAAGCTACTTCAGCTGCAAAATCAGCTCCTAAAAGCACACACAGAAAACAAGGATAA
- the def gene encoding peptide deformylase has protein sequence MILPIRAFGDPVLRKVGKDIDKDYPELQELIDNMFETMYSANGIGLAAPQIGLDIRLFVIDVTPLAEDEDYEDIKDELASFKKVFINAQILEESGEEWKFNEGCLSIPDVREDVKRKGTIVIEYYDENFVKHTETFSDIRARVIQHEYDHIEGVLFTDHLSALKKKLVKGKLTKISHGDVNIGYKMRFPK, from the coding sequence ATGATTTTACCGATAAGAGCTTTTGGGGATCCTGTTTTGAGAAAAGTAGGAAAAGATATAGACAAAGACTATCCCGAATTACAGGAACTGATAGATAATATGTTCGAAACCATGTACAGCGCAAATGGCATAGGTCTTGCAGCGCCTCAGATTGGTTTGGATATCCGTCTGTTTGTGATAGATGTGACGCCTCTTGCTGAAGATGAGGATTATGAAGATATTAAAGACGAGCTGGCATCATTCAAAAAAGTATTCATCAATGCACAAATTCTTGAAGAATCCGGCGAAGAATGGAAGTTCAATGAAGGCTGTCTTTCTATTCCGGATGTAAGAGAAGATGTGAAGAGAAAAGGGACAATCGTTATTGAATATTATGACGAAAATTTTGTGAAACATACAGAAACTTTTTCCGATATTAGAGCCCGCGTAATTCAGCATGAATATGACCACATTGAAGGAGTTCTGTTTACTGATCACTTAAGCGCTCTGAAGAAGAAGCTGGTAAAAGGTAAACTGACGAAAATTTCTCATGGTGACGTAAACATTGGTTACAAAATGAGATTTCCAAAGTAA
- a CDS encoding NADH-quinone oxidoreductase subunit N, with product MSVLIIVFLTAVIALFSGVFEQGKFARYIGILGLIIALYVSFMPECSFFDHYKHMYEYSGNTALFTKISIVTTLLLFFLGGFAFSNHRSHQSELYALMLFALCGGIILFGYQNLVTMFLGVEILSIPLYVMAGANKTDLRSNEASIKYFLMGAFATGFLLFGIAFIYGSAGSFDLYKIHDFGVANSGNVMFILGVLLILCALAFKVALAPFHMWSPDVYAGSPSLITAFMASVVKISGFFALFRLMTLGFTGVTHEWINVLGVFLIITLLLANVMGLAQTNAKRMLAYSSVSHAGYIGLVFFGMTSLSTYNLAFYLFAYSLSTVGVFMCLIWVEKLKRETSFGAFKGLAKTEPLLATAATISMLSMAGVPLTAGFMGKFALFSQAMNGAAFLVLVAVLGSALSIAYYLRLIIAMFFFKESTFKSSEKVTLTYNIIGVVVIVLIVILGVFPDMFARMFGL from the coding sequence ATGAGTGTTTTAATTATTGTTTTCCTAACGGCAGTTATTGCGTTATTTTCAGGAGTTTTTGAACAAGGAAAATTCGCAAGATACATTGGGATTTTGGGATTAATCATTGCATTGTATGTAAGTTTTATGCCGGAATGTTCGTTCTTCGACCATTACAAGCATATGTACGAGTACAGTGGCAATACCGCATTATTCACTAAAATATCAATCGTAACAACTTTATTATTATTCTTTCTGGGAGGTTTTGCATTCAGCAATCACAGAAGCCACCAATCAGAATTATATGCATTGATGCTATTTGCATTATGTGGAGGGATCATCCTTTTCGGATATCAGAACCTGGTGACGATGTTCTTGGGAGTTGAAATCCTTTCTATTCCATTATATGTAATGGCTGGAGCTAACAAAACTGATCTTAGATCTAACGAAGCTTCTATTAAATATTTCCTTATGGGTGCATTTGCAACAGGTTTCTTACTGTTCGGAATTGCGTTTATCTACGGAAGTGCAGGAAGTTTTGATCTTTATAAGATTCATGATTTCGGAGTAGCCAATTCAGGGAATGTAATGTTCATCTTAGGAGTATTACTGATTCTTTGTGCATTGGCATTCAAAGTAGCTTTAGCACCCTTCCACATGTGGAGTCCTGATGTATATGCAGGTTCTCCTTCATTAATCACAGCTTTTATGGCGAGTGTGGTAAAGATCTCAGGATTCTTTGCCCTATTCAGATTGATGACGCTTGGTTTCACTGGAGTGACTCATGAGTGGATTAATGTTTTAGGAGTATTCTTAATCATTACATTACTTTTGGCAAACGTTATGGGTCTTGCTCAGACGAATGCAAAAAGAATGTTGGCCTACTCCTCTGTATCCCACGCAGGATATATCGGATTGGTATTCTTTGGAATGACAAGCCTTTCTACTTATAACCTGGCGTTCTATTTATTTGCTTATTCTTTATCCACAGTAGGAGTTTTCATGTGTCTGATCTGGGTAGAGAAATTAAAAAGAGAAACTTCTTTCGGAGCTTTCAAAGGATTGGCAAAAACAGAACCTTTATTAGCAACAGCAGCTACAATTTCTATGCTTTCTATGGCTGGAGTTCCGTTAACCGCTGGTTTCATGGGGAAATTTGCTTTATTCTCCCAGGCTATGAACGGTGCAGCTTTCCTAGTATTGGTAGCGGTGTTGGGTTCTGCCCTGTCTATCGCTTACTATTTAAGACTGATCATTGCCATGTTCTTCTTTAAAGAATCAACATTCAAATCATCAGAAAAAGTAACACTTACTTACAACATCATTGGTGTAGTTGTTATTGTTTTAATTGTTATCCTTGGAGTTTTCCCGGATATGTTTGCAAGAATGTTCGGATTGTAA
- a CDS encoding GAF domain-containing protein, with translation MANLYKKDSPFQVYISFKKYLDVLEHIRYNDRLEYRVNYAESLIESTRNFKELRDGFQDTAFLEKHEDLIRMLLADLFPTGLTRNEIKAASIPLSNITFNYTERFKDILKDAGKDFEIELRNISDNEFYVFCCCLILQSYFKKDIKSTIPFYYDIPNKQGIMKHYKITVNSDFTEITPTEDARIPSDDVLDMLLENLDDFKLWKKYFPSQSWILKGFTIISLVDCTSEVALSDLKSSMIEIDPEDLNPNENLTEIFKSYFDVSELSFGLMTFNKKEQKLDKLPIYESLLTNHILDFWINAFDEDTRKSTFNNLNHNSKPVVVSNVNNLDENVKQLPSFSILKDNNVNSFMVIPIMKDGELLAIMEFTSPIAGSFNGLKLKKLEFFTDMVLFSLNRFYFEKNYQIEAIIQREYTTIHDSVVWKFRNEAEKYFTASLGKKIYTLKQIAFKNLTPLFGVSDIRSSSEKRYNLMLQDLNQQIEWLNEIFVLTNSDSEKFLLALDVFENELNNEIKADTEQRFQRLLREEIHPFLQGKLEIRTSKEIKAKIKDYFSHVFTPTDLFYHHRKNLDDSITLVNRKLADMLDESQIKAQEIFPHYYERFKSDGVEHNLYIGPSIAPELHYTSKVVHKLRYWQLKTICKMELEFQSFKKYLPVQLDIASLIFVYNEKIDIRFRMDEKRFDVDGAYNSYYEIIKKRLDKAHIKDSSERITAPGKITIVYFGMENQKEYLDYISKLQKKGILQHDIEFLKVEDLQGITGLLALRVSFTLPQE, from the coding sequence TTGGCTAATCTGTATAAAAAAGACTCTCCTTTTCAAGTTTATATTTCATTCAAAAAATATTTGGATGTTCTGGAGCATATCCGGTATAATGACCGACTGGAATACAGAGTCAACTATGCGGAATCATTAATAGAAAGCACAAGAAATTTCAAAGAGCTTAGAGACGGCTTTCAGGACACCGCTTTTCTGGAAAAGCATGAAGACCTCATCAGAATGCTTCTGGCAGATCTTTTTCCGACAGGGCTTACCAGAAATGAAATAAAAGCAGCCAGTATCCCCCTTTCCAATATCACGTTCAATTATACGGAAAGATTTAAGGACATTCTTAAAGATGCCGGAAAAGACTTCGAAATAGAACTCCGGAATATTTCAGATAATGAATTCTATGTTTTCTGCTGCTGCCTGATTCTTCAGAGCTACTTCAAAAAAGATATTAAAAGTACGATCCCGTTTTACTATGATATTCCCAACAAACAGGGAATCATGAAGCATTATAAGATTACCGTCAATTCAGATTTTACGGAAATTACTCCTACAGAAGATGCCAGGATTCCGTCTGATGATGTGTTGGATATGCTTCTGGAAAACCTGGATGATTTTAAACTGTGGAAAAAATATTTCCCATCACAATCCTGGATTCTGAAAGGATTTACCATCATTTCCCTGGTAGACTGCACTTCTGAAGTGGCGCTTTCCGATCTGAAATCAAGTATGATTGAGATTGATCCCGAAGATTTGAATCCTAATGAAAATCTGACGGAAATTTTCAAATCTTATTTTGATGTTTCGGAACTGAGCTTCGGACTGATGACTTTTAATAAAAAAGAACAGAAACTGGATAAGCTTCCTATTTATGAAAGTCTTCTTACCAATCATATCCTGGATTTCTGGATCAATGCTTTTGACGAAGATACCCGTAAGAGCACTTTCAATAATTTAAATCATAATTCAAAACCTGTGGTTGTTTCCAATGTGAACAATCTGGATGAAAATGTAAAGCAGCTTCCTTCCTTTAGTATTTTAAAGGATAATAATGTCAACAGTTTTATGGTAATCCCAATCATGAAAGATGGTGAACTTCTTGCCATCATGGAATTTACCTCTCCTATTGCGGGCAGCTTTAATGGTTTAAAACTTAAGAAACTGGAGTTCTTTACCGATATGGTTCTTTTCTCCCTGAACAGGTTCTATTTTGAAAAAAATTACCAGATAGAAGCCATTATTCAGCGTGAATATACCACCATTCACGACAGTGTAGTGTGGAAATTCAGAAACGAAGCAGAAAAATACTTCACAGCATCTCTTGGCAAAAAAATATATACATTAAAGCAGATTGCTTTTAAAAACCTGACTCCGCTGTTTGGGGTTTCAGATATCCGTTCTTCTTCTGAAAAGCGTTATAATCTGATGCTGCAGGATCTTAATCAGCAGATCGAATGGCTGAATGAGATTTTTGTACTAACGAATTCCGATTCTGAAAAATTTCTGCTGGCACTGGATGTTTTTGAAAATGAACTGAACAATGAGATCAAAGCTGATACGGAACAGCGTTTTCAAAGATTATTAAGAGAAGAAATTCATCCTTTTTTACAGGGAAAACTGGAAATAAGAACTTCAAAAGAAATAAAGGCAAAAATTAAAGACTATTTTTCACATGTCTTTACGCCTACTGACCTGTTTTATCATCATAGAAAAAACCTGGATGACTCTATCACCTTGGTCAACCGGAAACTGGCCGACATGCTCGATGAAAGCCAGATAAAAGCACAGGAAATTTTCCCGCACTATTATGAAAGATTCAAGTCTGATGGTGTGGAGCATAACCTGTATATAGGCCCAAGCATCGCTCCGGAGCTTCATTACACTTCAAAAGTTGTCCACAAACTGAGATACTGGCAGCTGAAAACCATCTGTAAAATGGAACTGGAATTTCAGTCGTTCAAAAAATATCTTCCGGTACAGCTGGATATTGCTTCACTGATTTTCGTATATAATGAAAAAATAGACATCCGTTTCAGAATGGATGAAAAACGCTTTGATGTAGACGGAGCTTATAATTCCTATTACGAGATCATCAAAAAACGTCTGGATAAAGCACATATCAAAGATTCTTCAGAACGTATCACGGCACCCGGAAAAATTACCATCGTTTATTTCGGGATGGAAAACCAAAAAGAATATCTGGATTACATTTCCAAACTTCAGAAAAAAGGAATCCTGCAGCATGATATAGAATTCTTAAAAGTAGAAGATCTTCAGGGAATTACAGGACTGCTGGCGCTGAGAGTTTCTTTTACGCTTCCGCAGGAATAA
- a CDS encoding metallophosphoesterase: MNLSFKTHLKNTSIVLRTVMSAGVLYSCATYNVQKGKNLFEVKDSEIKSDNDFKLFLIGDAGNSDEPQAQKTLNLLKSKLDSADNNSMLIFLGDNIYPNGMPKETDKDYASAKEKLENQLAITKNFKGKTLVIPGNHDWYNGLEGLNTQEGLVKKYLDDKKAFLPKNGCPIDDINISKDIKLIAIDTEWVIANWDNYPGINKNCNIKTREDFFTEFKDLIIKNQGKRIIVALHHPIISSGTHAGFNSAKSHLYPFKSKVPVPVVASVVNVLRSSSGASPEDINNQHYADLANRLKSIVQDKENIIFVSGHDHNLQYHEDGNLRQIISGAGSKTDPSTIVEKTDFSYGGSGFAVLNFRKDESTDVEYFSTKDAQLQKLTHISVISKPDVFINNFPNSFPATFSSTIYPVQLTEKRKFYRWLWGDHYRRYYGIPIEAPTANLSELNGGYIPFREGGGNQSNSLRLKSTDGQEFVMRGVKKSAIRFLNNMAFQKSTLGEELADTFPEKFLLDFYTTNHPFTPFTIGNMSEKLNIFHSNPKLYYIPKQKALGRYNENYGDEMYMIEERFSSDPKTLAYLDHAKDIVSTDDVLKNLSKSNKYSVDRESYIRARLFDMLIGDWDRHSDQWKWAEYEVDDKVVYKPIPKDRDQAFSKYDGAAFKIIMNVPAIRHMKTFTEDISSVKWLAMEPYPMDLVFLKSADQSEWETQAKYIQEHLTDADIDDAFHNLSKEVQDDTIAEIQRKLKARKTKLVSYASQYYDVLQKKVPLAGTVNPDKFVITKNGHSVLVQQYKLGKDKDKNELVFEKTYHDSKTKELWIYGLEDDDTYVVTGSGNPKMTIRLIGGYNHDTYNVADGRKVKIYDFKSQKNTYNSGNATKNITDDYDINSYNYKHPKYNSVAGYPNLDYNPDDGVIVGVLANYTVNNFIRDPFTQKHSLKANFYTATAGFSLTYKGIFKKAISGWDFNIDAFYTTPRFSQNFFGLSNESDYDKENTEREYNRARISKFNFAPSIYKKSWMNLSHQFQLTFEDNKVQRKADRFINQSPDVRPGVFNSQQFVGANYTFGYKNADNAAFPTLGLEFMLNADWKATLSDFNKNFLTVKGKLAVDHRIDKKGKFVFANSSNVMWINNNNFEFYQAAAIGGNNGMRAFRNERFAGRSYFTNNSEIRWDFGRVRNNIAPANMGILIGYDIGRVWNDNENSRKWHQSAGAGVWLSIVEMMSARLNYFYGSDGGRVSAGVGMKF; this comes from the coding sequence ATGAATTTATCCTTTAAAACTCATCTAAAAAATACTTCTATTGTTCTTCGAACGGTAATGTCTGCAGGAGTGCTTTATTCCTGTGCTACCTATAACGTACAAAAGGGCAAAAACTTATTTGAAGTAAAAGATTCCGAAATAAAATCTGATAATGATTTTAAGCTCTTTCTGATAGGAGATGCAGGAAACTCGGATGAACCGCAGGCACAAAAAACACTGAATTTACTGAAAAGTAAACTGGATTCTGCCGACAATAACTCTATGCTGATCTTTCTTGGTGACAATATTTACCCGAACGGTATGCCCAAAGAAACAGATAAGGACTATGCTTCGGCTAAAGAAAAACTGGAAAATCAGCTTGCTATAACAAAGAATTTCAAAGGTAAAACATTGGTTATTCCCGGAAATCACGACTGGTACAACGGACTGGAAGGATTAAATACCCAGGAAGGACTGGTAAAAAAATACCTTGACGATAAAAAGGCATTTCTGCCTAAAAACGGATGTCCTATTGATGATATCAACATTTCTAAAGATATTAAATTGATTGCTATTGATACGGAATGGGTAATTGCCAATTGGGATAATTATCCGGGAATCAACAAAAACTGTAATATCAAAACCCGTGAAGATTTTTTCACAGAGTTTAAAGATCTTATCATTAAAAATCAGGGCAAAAGAATTATCGTTGCCTTACACCACCCTATTATCAGCAGCGGAACCCATGCAGGCTTTAATTCTGCAAAATCACATCTTTACCCTTTCAAAAGTAAAGTTCCGGTTCCTGTAGTAGCAAGTGTAGTGAATGTCTTAAGAAGTTCTTCCGGAGCCAGTCCTGAAGATATCAATAACCAGCATTATGCAGATCTGGCTAACAGATTGAAAAGTATTGTTCAGGATAAAGAAAATATTATTTTCGTTTCCGGACATGATCATAACCTGCAGTATCACGAAGATGGAAATCTAAGACAGATCATCAGCGGCGCAGGTTCCAAAACAGATCCTTCTACTATTGTGGAAAAAACTGATTTTTCTTACGGTGGAAGCGGTTTTGCAGTTTTAAATTTCAGAAAAGATGAAAGTACAGATGTTGAATATTTTTCTACGAAAGATGCACAGCTTCAAAAACTGACTCATATTTCAGTGATTTCAAAACCGGATGTTTTCATCAATAATTTTCCGAATTCATTTCCTGCAACATTCTCTTCAACCATCTATCCGGTACAGCTTACCGAAAAGAGAAAATTTTACAGATGGCTTTGGGGAGACCACTACAGAAGATATTACGGAATTCCCATTGAAGCTCCTACTGCCAATCTTTCAGAGCTAAATGGCGGATATATTCCGTTCAGAGAAGGCGGAGGAAACCAATCTAACAGTTTAAGATTGAAATCTACGGACGGACAGGAATTTGTGATGCGTGGTGTGAAAAAGAGTGCCATTCGTTTTCTTAATAATATGGCTTTCCAAAAAAGTACATTAGGAGAAGAACTTGCGGATACTTTCCCTGAAAAATTTCTATTGGATTTTTATACCACCAATCATCCGTTTACTCCGTTTACCATCGGAAATATGTCAGAAAAACTGAATATTTTCCACAGCAATCCAAAACTATATTATATTCCTAAGCAGAAGGCTTTGGGAAGATATAACGAAAATTATGGGGATGAAATGTATATGATTGAAGAACGTTTTTCTTCAGATCCAAAAACACTTGCATACCTTGATCATGCAAAAGATATTGTTTCCACGGATGATGTATTAAAAAACCTGAGTAAAAGCAATAAATATTCTGTTGACAGAGAATCCTATATCAGAGCAAGATTGTTTGATATGCTTATTGGCGACTGGGACAGACATTCAGATCAATGGAAATGGGCAGAATATGAAGTTGACGATAAAGTAGTCTACAAACCCATTCCTAAAGACAGGGATCAGGCATTTAGTAAATATGATGGCGCAGCATTTAAAATTATTATGAATGTTCCGGCCATTCGTCATATGAAAACTTTTACAGAAGACATCAGCAGTGTGAAGTGGCTTGCTATGGAACCTTATCCGATGGATCTTGTCTTCTTAAAAAGTGCAGACCAAAGTGAATGGGAAACACAGGCAAAATATATTCAGGAACACCTTACAGATGCAGATATTGATGATGCCTTCCACAATCTTTCGAAAGAAGTACAGGACGACACCATTGCTGAAATCCAGAGAAAACTGAAAGCAAGGAAAACAAAACTTGTGAGCTACGCAAGCCAGTATTATGATGTCCTTCAGAAAAAAGTACCTTTGGCAGGAACGGTAAACCCCGATAAATTTGTCATCACGAAAAACGGACATTCCGTACTGGTACAGCAATATAAACTGGGCAAGGATAAAGATAAGAATGAGCTTGTTTTTGAAAAAACATATCATGATTCAAAAACGAAAGAACTTTGGATCTACGGATTGGAAGACGACGATACCTATGTAGTAACCGGAAGCGGAAATCCTAAAATGACCATCAGATTAATTGGTGGTTATAACCATGATACCTACAACGTTGCAGATGGAAGAAAGGTGAAGATTTATGATTTTAAATCTCAGAAAAATACCTACAATTCCGGAAATGCAACCAAAAATATTACGGATGATTATGACATCAACAGCTATAATTACAAACATCCGAAATACAATTCCGTTGCAGGGTATCCCAATCTGGACTATAACCCGGATGATGGTGTTATAGTAGGAGTTCTGGCCAATTATACGGTGAATAATTTCATCCGTGATCCTTTCACTCAAAAACACAGCTTGAAAGCTAATTTTTATACAGCTACAGCAGGATTCAGTCTTACCTATAAAGGGATATTTAAAAAAGCTATCTCAGGCTGGGATTTCAATATTGATGCGTTTTATACCACTCCAAGGTTCTCTCAAAACTTCTTTGGCCTTTCCAACGAAAGTGACTACGACAAAGAAAATACGGAAAGAGAATACAACAGAGCCAGAATTTCCAAGTTCAATTTTGCACCTTCTATTTATAAGAAAAGCTGGATGAACCTCAGCCATCAGTTTCAGTTAACTTTTGAAGATAATAAAGTACAGCGAAAAGCTGACCGTTTTATCAATCAGTCTCCGGATGTAAGACCGGGTGTATTTAACAGCCAGCAGTTTGTGGGAGCCAATTATACATTTGGTTATAAAAATGCCGATAACGCTGCCTTCCCTACTCTTGGACTTGAATTTATGCTTAATGCAGACTGGAAAGCAACGCTTTCTGACTTCAATAAAAACTTCTTAACCGTAAAAGGGAAATTAGCCGTAGATCACAGAATTGATAAAAAAGGGAAATTTGTATTTGCCAATTCCAGCAACGTGATGTGGATTAACAATAATAATTTTGAATTCTATCAGGCAGCAGCTATTGGAGGTAATAATGGGATGAGAGCTTTCAGAAATGAAAGATTTGCCGGAAGATCCTATTTTACCAACAATTCAGAAATCCGATGGGATTTCGGAAGGGTAAGAAATAATATTGCTCCCGCGAACATGGGAATCCTGATTGGGTATGATATTGGCCGTGTATGGAATGACAATGAAAACTCCAGAAAATGGCATCAGTCTGCCGGTGCCGGTGTATGGCTGAGCATTGTAGAAATGATGTCTGCAAGGCTGAATTATTTCTATGGATCTGATGGAGGAAGAGTTTCTGCAGGTGTAGGAATGAAGTTTTAA